The genomic segment ACGTCCTTCCGCTGGCGGAGGCCGCCGAGGCGCACCGCCGCGGCGAGGAGGGCCGTACCCGGGGCAAGCTCACCCTGCACGTTGCGTAAAGGGGCCGCAAGCGAATTCGCAGTGCACGTCAACCCTTAGGAATTCCAAGGGTTAAGGGGTGGGGCTCCTGTCATTGATAGGGGCCCCTTTCCGCATTCCCACTCCCTTGTGGCCTGTTCTCGCCGCTGATACTTTCTCGGGCATCAGTTGGGAGCGGGCGGAAATGCGTAGAGAGCAATCTGTCGACATCAGGGAAGACGATTCCTGGGAACCGGGAACGAGTGCCGCCCCGAGTTCCCGGGAGACCTATCCGCGATTCCTTTTGCTGGGCCCTGTGGGGATAACGGACGGCCGGGACGTCATCGTGCTGCAGCCGTCGAAACCCGCCAATCTCCTGGCCGCACTGCTCCTGCATCCGAACTCCGTGGTGTCGGTGGACTTTCTGCAGCGGGTCGTGTGGGGCGAGGAGCGGCCCGTCACCGCGAAGGCGGCCCTGCACACCTGCGTGCAGCGGCTGCGGCAGCTCTTCACCAAGTACGGCATCGCGGGCAACCTCATCGAGGCCGTGCCCGGCGGCTACCGCATCGCCGCGGACGCCAGGACGCTCGACCTGATCGCCTTCCGCGAGCTGCTCAGGAGAGCGGAGGCGGAGCCGGATCCGGACGGCGAGCTGCGCACCCTGCGGGCCGCGCTGTCCCTGTGGCACGGGCCGCTGCTGGTCAACATCGACTCCGACATCCTGCGGCGCGAGGTCGTCCCCCGGCTGACCGAGGAGCGGCTGCGCACCCTGGAACGGGTCTTCGACATCGAGCTGGCGCTGGGCCGATGTCGTCAGGTACTCGCGGAGCTGTGGCCCGAGGCCCGCTCCCACCCGGCGCACGAACACTTCTGGGCCCAGCTCGTCGAGGCGCTGCACAGGACCGGCCGGCGGGCCGAGGCGCTGAGCGAGTACCGCGTGGTGAAGGAGTACCTGCAGACCGAGCTCGGCGTCGACCCGGGGCCCGCCCTGCAGCAGCTGGAGCTCGCGGTACTGCGGGGCGACGACCTCTCCGCCCCGGCCGCCGGGCCCGGCCTGACACTGCTGCCGCCGGGCAACCGGCACGGTCTTTCCCCGCCGCCCGCGATTCCCCCGGCGCTCGAATCCGGCGGAAGGGAATTCCCGTCCGAAGTCGCCGAGGACGTCCTCGAAACGCTGGTCGGCGCGGGCCTGCTGGAAGAAGAGCCGGAAGGCCGGTACCGCATGCACGACCTGCTCCGCACACTCACCAGGGGCGCGGTGGCCTTCCGCAGTGACGCAGCCGGTTCCGACACCTCCTCCGGAGCCTGAAAGGGCGTCGCGGGAAAGAAATGCCCTGCCCCGTTACCCGATTTCCGCGCCCGACAGGGGGTAATACCAGCATGACCGCATCGTACGAAGAAGTCGCGGACACCCGCCCGCGCATCCGCCGTGATGTCCTGT from the Streptomyces sp. RKAG293 genome contains:
- a CDS encoding BTAD domain-containing putative transcriptional regulator, with protein sequence MGITDGRDVIVLQPSKPANLLAALLLHPNSVVSVDFLQRVVWGEERPVTAKAALHTCVQRLRQLFTKYGIAGNLIEAVPGGYRIAADARTLDLIAFRELLRRAEAEPDPDGELRTLRAALSLWHGPLLVNIDSDILRREVVPRLTEERLRTLERVFDIELALGRCRQVLAELWPEARSHPAHEHFWAQLVEALHRTGRRAEALSEYRVVKEYLQTELGVDPGPALQQLELAVLRGDDLSAPAAGPGLTLLPPGNRHGLSPPPAIPPALESGGREFPSEVAEDVLETLVGAGLLEEEPEGRYRMHDLLRTLTRGAVAFRSDAAGSDTSSGA